The Sebastes umbrosus isolate fSebUmb1 chromosome 23, fSebUmb1.pri, whole genome shotgun sequence genome contains a region encoding:
- the LOC119483091 gene encoding tyrosine-protein phosphatase non-receptor type 23-like, with the protein MAQPDVWNNLLQQCKGGNGYAELDPPKSRRGPSCYSSQSKIMDIERAKLAALYQSAERLHAANKSRSNAVLERLGLSAKHDSKSLLEVNNKGWTPRTTPSPTLSSSTTSPRLSPPLLPTSSPTPLSPPPFPHFSPIPLSPTPRLTPTPTPLPPLRAVATSRPSRIPALVRRPPAAAAPVKAGSLLFLRFDDILCGNCGMTPAPPSTPAPPRRGGPRHRTLAVKANVLAPLSTPVPHSRGGPSHRTLVVTTKVPASPLKPAPPSRGGPSHGTSPVTTEVPASPSKAAPSSRRGTSHRTSGVKTKDPAPSQKPAPPRRTGPRQWTILRPPMAVEVEKDLRPLPQPNERLSLCLDELDSDDWLKKVDALETVRALAQHHSELLMTKLPEVCDAVTKELKNLRSAVASGAMDAIRELHLRMGNAMDPMLDTIGKALLLRFTTTTSAFFNKKANLALDALVEEGCSPDRILNALLIGLIHRNATVRGSAAQHLHRLMDIVGEDEILIEKDTFAKQFLGAIAKMALDAASDVRHHGRKMLQGLANKPEFLEIVEEVLDNKDRIPLQKVLAKLSKRTK; encoded by the exons ATGGCTCAACCCGACGTATGGAACAATTTATTACAACAGTGCAAAGGAGGGAACGGCTATGCAGAACTTGAT ccACCAAAGAGCCGCAGAGGACCATCTTGCTACAGCAGTCAGTCCAAAATCATGGACATTGAGAGAGCTAAATTGGCTGCACTCTATCAAAGTGCAGAGAGGCTGCATGCTGCTAACAAATCCAGATCCAACGCTGTTCTGGAGAGATTGGGATTGTCCGCCAAGCATGACAGCAAATCCCTTTTAGAAGTGAACAACAAGGGTTGGACACCCAGGACCACTCCTTCTCCAACTCTTAGTTCTTCTACTACTTCTCCTCGTCTTTCACCACCGCTTCTGCCTACTTCTTCTCCtactcctctttctcctcctccttttcctcatttttctcCTATTCCTCTTTCTCCTACTCCTCGTcttactcctactcctactcctcttcctccacttaGAGCAGTAGCAACCAGTAGACCGTCTCGCATCCCAGCGCTTGTGAGAcgtcctcctgcagcagcagcacctgttAAAGCAGGTTCGCTGTTATTTTTGAGGTTTGATGACATTCTGTGTGGGAACTGTGGGATGACTCCGGCACCTCCATCAACACCTGCCCCGCCCAGAAGAGGAGGACCTCGCCATAGGACCTTGGCAGTGAAAGCCAATGTTCTGGCTCCTCTATCAACACCTGTGCCGCACAGCAGAGGAGGACCTAGCCATAGGACCTTGGTGGTGACGACCAAGGTTCCGGCTTCTCCACTAAAACCTGCCCCGCCAAGCAGAGGAGGACCTAGCCATGGGACCTCGCCAGTGACAACCGAGGTTCCGGCTTCTCCATCAAAAGCTGCCCCGTCAAGCAGAAGAGGAACTAGCCATAGGACCTCGGGGGTGAAAACCAAGGATCCGGCTCCTTCACAAAAACCTGCCCCGCCCAGAAGAACAGGACCTCGCCAGTGGACAATCCTGCGCCCTCCAATGGCTGTTGAGGTTGAAAAGGACCTGAGGCCATTGCCCCAACCTAATGAGCGCCTGTCCCTCTGCTTGGATGAGCTGGACTCAGATGACTG GCTGAAGAAAGTGGATGCATTGGAAACTGTTCGCGCTCTAGCACAGCACCATTCAGAACTACTGATGACCAAACTTCCTGAAGTCTGCGATGCCGTCACAAAAGAG CTAAAGAACCTGCGCAGTGCTGTGGCGAGTGGTGCAATGGACGCCATAAGAGAGCTCCACCTTCGCATGGGGAACGCCATGGACCCTATGTTAGACACGATAGGCAAGGCCCTGCTGCTGAGGTTTACTACGACGACCAGCGCCTTCTTTAACAAGAAGGCTAACCTCGCCTTGGACGCGCTGGTGGAGGAGGGCTGCAGCCCTGATAGAATACTGAATGCTCTACTCATTGGGCTGAT CCACCGTAATGCTACAGTGAGAGGCAGCGCAGCACAGCACCTTCACCGTCTGATGGACATCGTTGGAGAGGATGAGATCTTGATAGAAAAGGATACCTTCGCAAAGCAATTCCTTGGTGCTATCGCTAAGATGGCATTGGATGCTGCCTCAGATGTCAG ACACCATGGACGGAAGATGCTCCAAGGACTCGCCAACAAGCCGGAGTTCTTGGAAATAGTGGAAGAGGTCCTCGACAACAAAGACAGGATTCCCTTGCAGAAGGTCTTGGCAAAATTGAGCAAAAGAACAAAATGA